The following coding sequences lie in one Nitratireductor mangrovi genomic window:
- a CDS encoding 2-dehydro-3-deoxy-phosphogluconate aldolase: MPQKADKLLPVLTGQPVIPVLKIQRAADAVPLARALAAGGLPAIEITLRTAEAIDAIRLAASEVPEAIVGAGTILTARHFDQARRAGARFIVSPGTTQELLDAARSTDVPLLPGATTPSEVMAAAEEGYKILKFFPAEQSGGVAFLKALSSPLAGTRFCPTGGVTPQNASAYLSLPNVICVGGSWVAPDNLVDEGEWGAITALAREAAALAPAR, from the coding sequence ATGCCCCAGAAAGCCGACAAGCTGCTGCCCGTGCTGACCGGGCAGCCCGTCATCCCGGTGCTGAAAATCCAACGGGCCGCCGATGCCGTGCCTTTGGCCCGCGCACTGGCCGCCGGCGGCCTGCCGGCCATCGAGATCACTCTACGCACTGCGGAAGCGATCGATGCAATAAGGCTTGCCGCGTCGGAAGTACCCGAAGCGATTGTCGGCGCCGGCACGATCCTCACGGCACGCCACTTCGACCAGGCGAGACGCGCCGGGGCGCGCTTCATCGTCAGCCCCGGCACGACACAAGAACTGCTCGATGCGGCTCGCTCAACCGATGTCCCGTTGCTGCCGGGGGCAACGACCCCGAGCGAGGTCATGGCGGCGGCTGAGGAGGGCTACAAGATCCTGAAGTTTTTTCCTGCCGAGCAGTCGGGCGGCGTTGCCTTCCTGAAAGCGCTGTCGTCGCCGCTGGCGGGCACCCGCTTCTGTCCAACGGGCGGCGTTACCCCGCAAAACGCGAGCGCCTATCTGTCGCTGCCCAACGTGATCTGTGTGGGAGGCTCCTGGGTCGCCCCTGACAATCTCGTTGACGAGGGCGAGTGGGGCGCCATCACGGCGCTTGCGCGCGAAGCGGCGGCGCTGGCACCGGCAAGGTAG
- a CDS encoding M3 family oligoendopeptidase, whose protein sequence is MRAMTEKFPAASATSAPRGTASAEGQPRLGDLPEWNLGDLYAGMEAEELTRDLERGRAEAEAFEARWRGKLSDAAAKPGPNGLGEAIAGYEALEELIGRIVSYASLVYAGDTSDPKRAKLYGDIQERMTDASAHLLFFPLELNKIDEALVDEALAADPAFGRYRPWIVDLRKDKPYQLEDRVEQLFHEKSVTGRGAWNRLFDETMTALRFDVDGRELTLEPTLNLLQDPDGGKRKAAADALAETFKANLRVFTLITNTLAKDKEISDRWRGFADIADSRHLANRVERPVVDALAEAVQGAYPRLSHRYYAMKARWLGFEALNHWDRNAPLPESPQAVIGWDEAKETVLSAYRGFAPEMADIAATFFDRRWIDAPVRPGKAPGAFAHPTVPSVHPYVLLNYMGKPRDVMTLAHELGHGVHQVLAGKQGALMASTPLTLAETASVFGEMLTFRSLLERTTDRRERKAMLAQKVEDMINTVVRQIAFYAFERKVHCERRKGELTSDQLGEFWLEVQRESLGPAIRLRDGYEVFWSYIPHFVHAPFYVYAYAFGDCLVNSLFAVYQNAERGFQEKYFDLLRAGGTKHHSELLEPFGLDASDPAFWDKGLSMIEGLIDELEAMDG, encoded by the coding sequence ATGCGCGCCATGACCGAGAAATTCCCGGCCGCTTCGGCCACCTCCGCGCCGCGTGGAACCGCGTCCGCCGAAGGTCAACCGCGGCTCGGTGACTTGCCCGAGTGGAACCTGGGCGACCTCTATGCCGGCATGGAAGCCGAAGAGCTGACGCGTGACCTCGAGCGCGGCAGGGCGGAAGCGGAAGCTTTCGAGGCGCGCTGGCGTGGCAAGCTCTCGGACGCGGCCGCCAAGCCTGGGCCGAACGGGCTTGGCGAGGCAATCGCCGGTTACGAGGCGTTGGAGGAGTTGATCGGCCGCATCGTCTCGTATGCAAGCCTGGTCTATGCCGGCGACACCAGCGATCCGAAGCGCGCCAAGCTTTATGGCGACATCCAGGAGCGGATGACCGACGCCAGCGCTCACCTGCTGTTTTTCCCGCTCGAACTGAACAAGATCGACGAAGCGCTGGTCGACGAAGCGCTTGCCGCCGACCCGGCATTCGGCCGCTATCGCCCATGGATCGTCGACTTGCGTAAGGACAAGCCCTATCAACTCGAAGACCGGGTGGAGCAGCTCTTCCACGAGAAATCGGTGACCGGGCGCGGAGCCTGGAACCGGTTGTTCGACGAGACGATGACGGCCTTGCGCTTCGATGTCGATGGCCGCGAACTGACGCTCGAACCGACCTTGAACCTGTTGCAGGACCCCGACGGCGGCAAGCGCAAGGCAGCCGCCGATGCCCTCGCGGAAACTTTCAAGGCCAATCTGCGCGTCTTCACGCTGATCACCAACACGCTGGCCAAGGACAAGGAAATCTCCGACCGCTGGCGCGGGTTTGCCGACATCGCCGACTCGCGCCACCTGGCCAACCGGGTCGAGCGGCCCGTCGTCGACGCGCTCGCCGAGGCCGTGCAGGGGGCCTATCCGCGCTTGTCACATCGCTACTATGCGATGAAGGCGCGCTGGTTGGGCTTCGAGGCGCTCAACCATTGGGACCGCAACGCACCACTCCCGGAAAGCCCGCAGGCGGTGATTGGCTGGGACGAAGCCAAGGAGACGGTGCTTTCGGCTTATCGTGGTTTCGCCCCGGAGATGGCCGACATCGCCGCGACTTTTTTCGACAGGCGCTGGATCGACGCGCCCGTTCGCCCCGGCAAAGCGCCCGGCGCGTTCGCTCACCCCACCGTGCCGTCGGTCCACCCCTATGTGCTCTTGAATTATATGGGCAAGCCGCGCGACGTCATGACGCTTGCCCACGAACTGGGGCACGGCGTGCATCAGGTACTGGCCGGCAAGCAGGGCGCCCTGATGGCCTCAACGCCGCTGACGCTCGCCGAGACGGCGTCGGTCTTCGGCGAGATGCTGACGTTCCGCTCGCTCCTCGAGCGCACCACCGACCGGCGCGAACGCAAGGCAATGCTCGCCCAGAAGGTCGAGGACATGATCAACACGGTGGTGCGCCAGATCGCGTTCTACGCTTTCGAGCGAAAGGTGCATTGCGAGCGCCGCAAGGGCGAACTGACCTCCGATCAGCTCGGCGAGTTCTGGCTCGAGGTGCAGCGCGAAAGCCTCGGGCCGGCGATCCGCCTGCGCGATGGCTACGAAGTCTTCTGGAGCTATATTCCGCACTTCGTCCACGCGCCGTTCTATGTCTACGCATACGCCTTCGGGGATTGCCTCGTGAACTCGCTGTTCGCCGTCTATCAGAATGCGGAGCGCGGTTTTCAGGAAAAATATTTCGACCTCTTGCGTGCCGGGGGAACCAAGCATCATTCCGAGCTTCTGGAGCCTTTCGGCCTCGATGCCTCCGATCCCGCCTTCTGGGACAAGGGCCTGTCGATGATCGAGGGACTGATCGACGAACTCGAGGCGATGGACGGCTGA
- a CDS encoding rhodanese-related sulfurtransferase, which produces MVPSRTDLPIKIAALYRFAPLPRCRQLQEPLRAFCDRHGIRGTLILAPEGINGTVAGTDSAIDALVAFLETDSALAGLEIKFSRSAEMPFHRMKVRIKREIVTMGVDGIDPVEDAGDYVEPGEWNRLIDDPDTVVVDTRNAYETALGTFEGALDPGTASFREFPAWAAARRGELVGRKVAMFCTGGIRCEKATAYMKSIGVEQVFHLKGGILKYLEQVPVDDSRWRGECFVFDERVSVTHGLGAGNAELCRACRRPLTPADRASSLYEVGVSCLHCHDERSYADRERYAERQRQVELAAQRGGLRHIGRRDRSG; this is translated from the coding sequence ATGGTTCCATCCCGCACCGACCTGCCGATCAAGATCGCCGCGCTCTACCGTTTTGCTCCGTTGCCGCGCTGTCGGCAATTGCAGGAACCGCTACGTGCGTTCTGCGACAGGCATGGCATTCGCGGCACGCTGATCCTGGCGCCAGAAGGAATTAACGGGACCGTGGCCGGAACCGACTCCGCCATTGATGCCCTTGTAGCCTTTCTGGAAACGGATTCGGCCCTTGCGGGACTGGAGATCAAGTTCAGCCGCTCGGCCGAGATGCCGTTTCATCGCATGAAGGTCCGCATCAAGCGTGAAATCGTGACGATGGGCGTCGACGGGATCGACCCGGTCGAAGACGCCGGCGACTACGTTGAACCCGGCGAATGGAACCGCTTGATCGACGATCCGGATACCGTCGTCGTCGACACGCGCAACGCGTATGAGACCGCGCTTGGCACGTTTGAGGGCGCGCTTGATCCGGGAACGGCCAGCTTTCGCGAATTTCCAGCCTGGGCCGCCGCGCGGCGCGGTGAATTGGTCGGACGCAAGGTGGCGATGTTCTGCACCGGCGGAATTCGCTGCGAAAAGGCGACCGCGTATATGAAGTCGATCGGGGTCGAGCAGGTCTTCCATCTGAAGGGTGGCATCCTCAAATATCTCGAACAGGTTCCGGTCGATGATAGCCGCTGGCGTGGCGAGTGTTTCGTCTTCGACGAACGCGTCTCGGTCACGCATGGTCTCGGCGCGGGAAACGCCGAGCTTTGCCGTGCCTGCCGTCGCCCCCTGACACCGGCCGACAGGGCTTCGTCGCTTTACGAAGTGGGCGTGTCGTGCCTGCATTGCCACGACGAGCGTTCGTATGCGGACCGCGAGCGTTATGCCGAGCGCCAGCGTCAGGTAGAACTTGCCGCGCAACGCGGAGGGCTTCGACATATCGGCCGACGCGACCGTTCCGGTTGA
- a CDS encoding sigma-54-dependent transcriptional regulator, which translates to MSRTILIVDDDPVQRRLLDAAVTRAGYAALAAEGGKAAMAHLDGGSAEAIALVILDLAMPDMDGLAVLSAMRERGVDVPVIVQTAQAGIETVVAAMRAGAFDFVVKPVSPDRLRVAITNALKVEAMDAASRRSKPVAVETLAIKDLVTRSSAMDRVIRLAEKAASSNIPILIEGESGVGKEVIARAIKGSGTRRGKPFVTVNCGAIPENLVESILFGHEKGSFTGAQERHAGKFVEANSGTLFLDEIGDLPLDVQVKLLRAVQEGEVDPVGGRAAVKVDIRLISATHRDLLQRVKDGLFREDLFYRLNVFPIYVPPLRDRGEDLEDLVQHFIARFARTETDGRVKGISGEALAVLKAYDWPGNIRQLQNAIFRAVVLSEGPTLTSEEFPQIVAQVGAVDPGTETGLHLASTPALAADPVRYSISGHLGNNVSMGQGALEALDERGNVRPLVDIEREVIQFAIDHYGGQMSEVARRLGIGRSTLYRKLKEYGIDPETGRGEKVIS; encoded by the coding sequence ATGTCGCGTACCATACTCATCGTCGATGACGATCCCGTTCAACGGCGTCTGCTTGACGCCGCGGTGACGCGCGCCGGCTACGCCGCACTGGCCGCGGAGGGCGGCAAGGCGGCCATGGCGCATCTGGATGGCGGGTCCGCCGAGGCGATCGCACTGGTGATCCTCGACTTGGCCATGCCCGACATGGACGGTCTGGCAGTGCTGTCAGCAATGCGGGAACGCGGCGTCGACGTGCCGGTCATCGTACAGACCGCGCAGGCCGGGATCGAGACAGTGGTTGCCGCCATGCGTGCCGGCGCGTTCGATTTCGTGGTCAAGCCTGTGTCACCGGACCGGCTGCGCGTCGCCATCACCAACGCACTGAAGGTCGAGGCGATGGACGCCGCATCCCGGCGCTCGAAACCGGTCGCCGTCGAGACTCTGGCGATCAAGGATCTCGTCACTCGTAGTTCGGCGATGGACCGCGTTATCCGCCTGGCGGAAAAGGCGGCCTCGTCCAACATCCCGATCCTGATCGAAGGGGAGTCAGGCGTCGGCAAGGAAGTCATTGCGCGCGCGATCAAAGGCTCGGGCACACGCCGCGGCAAGCCGTTCGTGACCGTCAATTGCGGCGCGATACCCGAAAATCTGGTTGAGAGCATTCTGTTCGGCCACGAGAAGGGCTCGTTCACGGGCGCCCAGGAGCGCCACGCCGGCAAGTTCGTCGAAGCGAATTCGGGTACGCTGTTCCTTGACGAGATCGGCGACCTGCCGCTCGACGTCCAGGTGAAACTGTTGCGAGCTGTCCAGGAGGGGGAGGTCGACCCGGTCGGTGGGCGGGCGGCGGTCAAAGTCGACATCAGGCTGATCTCGGCAACGCACCGGGACCTCCTGCAAAGGGTCAAGGACGGGCTGTTCCGCGAGGACCTGTTCTATCGGCTCAACGTCTTCCCGATCTACGTGCCGCCCTTGCGGGATCGTGGTGAGGACCTTGAGGATCTGGTGCAGCATTTCATCGCGCGCTTCGCAAGGACCGAGACCGACGGGCGGGTGAAGGGAATCTCCGGCGAGGCGCTGGCGGTGCTCAAGGCCTATGACTGGCCAGGCAATATCCGCCAACTGCAGAACGCCATCTTTCGTGCCGTCGTACTCAGCGAAGGGCCGACGCTGACGTCGGAGGAATTTCCGCAGATCGTTGCGCAGGTGGGTGCCGTGGACCCGGGCACGGAAACCGGGCTCCACCTGGCCTCAACACCGGCGCTGGCGGCAGACCCGGTGCGGTATTCGATTTCCGGCCACTTGGGAAACAATGTTTCAATGGGGCAAGGAGCGCTCGAGGCTCTTGACGAGCGCGGCAACGTTCGGCCGCTCGTCGACATCGAGCGCGAGGTGATCCAGTTCGCCATCGATCACTATGGAGGCCAGATGAGCGAGGTTGCACGCCGGCTCGGCATCGGGCGCTCCACGCTTTATCGCAAGCTCAAGGAATATGGCATCGACCCGGAAACCGGCCGCGGCGAAAAGGTGATCTCCTGA
- a CDS encoding N-acetylmuramidase domain-containing protein has product MLAGHMTLTPMVAAPGIRSTSCNARRQCRLHLRRSSKMFSSEVIRSIAAAARGARLEPATLLAIAHVESAGKPFAIVGGRPEPIIRFEGHYFDRRLTGAKRVQARAAGLASPKAGEVANPRTQAARWQLLARAEEIDRKAARESVSWGIGQVMGAHWAWLGYASVDALVEAARSGVEGQVTLMLRYVEKAGLLPALKRRDWKTFAKGYNGPQYAKYAYDRKMAAAYTRYAAANDGEDTAQETPGSRRLARGMRGTHVLELQRLLIRAGALISADGIFGPLTEQALRSFQQHNGLAIDGIAGPETMSALRRHKQIAQPPGVWARFLSAFAAWLGRE; this is encoded by the coding sequence ATGCTTGCCGGCCACATGACCTTAACGCCGATGGTCGCGGCCCCTGGCATTCGATCCACCTCCTGCAACGCACGGCGACAATGCCGGCTGCACCTCAGGAGAAGCTCAAAGATGTTTTCAAGCGAAGTCATTCGATCGATCGCCGCCGCCGCGCGCGGCGCCAGGCTCGAGCCGGCGACGCTGCTGGCGATCGCCCACGTCGAGAGTGCAGGCAAGCCCTTCGCCATCGTCGGCGGAAGGCCAGAGCCGATAATCCGGTTCGAGGGGCATTATTTCGACCGCCGACTTACGGGCGCCAAACGAGTTCAGGCGCGCGCGGCAGGGCTCGCATCCCCGAAGGCCGGCGAGGTCGCCAACCCCCGCACGCAGGCCGCCAGGTGGCAACTCTTGGCGCGCGCCGAGGAGATCGACCGCAAGGCAGCGCGCGAATCGGTCTCCTGGGGTATCGGGCAGGTCATGGGCGCGCATTGGGCATGGCTCGGCTATGCGAGCGTCGACGCGCTGGTGGAAGCCGCCCGTTCCGGCGTCGAGGGCCAGGTCACGCTGATGTTGCGCTACGTCGAAAAGGCCGGACTGCTGCCAGCACTCAAGCGACGCGACTGGAAAACGTTCGCGAAGGGTTACAACGGGCCGCAATACGCGAAGTATGCCTATGATCGAAAAATGGCTGCGGCCTACACCAGATATGCCGCCGCCAACGACGGCGAGGATACCGCGCAGGAAACGCCCGGGTCGCGCCGGCTGGCGAGAGGCATGCGCGGCACCCATGTGCTGGAACTGCAGCGGCTTCTGATCAGGGCCGGCGCCCTAATTTCGGCCGATGGGATCTTCGGGCCGCTGACCGAGCAGGCCTTGCGGTCCTTTCAGCAGCACAACGGGCTCGCCATCGATGGCATCGCCGGTCCCGAAACGATGTCGGCCTTGCGCCGGCACAAGCAGATCGCGCAACCTCCCGGGGTGTGGGCGCGCTTCCTGTCAGCGTTCGCCGCCTGGCTTGGCCGGGAATGA
- a CDS encoding DUF882 domain-containing protein has translation MLLRPFHRAILLIAVCFVFSAGAAHAETRTLKLYFIHTKERAEITYKRNGRYLSSGLNQINRFLRDWRRNEPTKMDPRLLDVVWEAYQKVGARDHIHVVSAYRSPATNSMLRKRGRGVAKKSQHMLGKAMDFYIPGVSLKKLRNAGLQLGVGGVGYYPRSGSPFVHFDTGSVRHWPRMSRGELASVFPNGRTLHVPTDGKPLPGYDQALAAYKSKKSGTVQIARTSDDTPSRGDASGGGGSSGGGLLANLFGGGADEEEDNNESSNISQEPLDRGMIATRRQGPTKPKPADELPGVAVAAAPEPARPAPEPEKTEETPETILAALPQRSIPVPAFAPRPQTDTGQAFALASVADDAETKDGEALAYGVPLPATRPGQAQAVAAALAAARPQEDGDAAAEIRKSAIGAIIEKSARLIAADKEEEKEQRQLVLAAFAPIPKFRPGGGPLEEIIAALPEPRPGDRLREEITGTTGPIPEKRNRLAIAPDTQRALLLASTGDSKPEDVIAPSVRTTQKSAKPGPSDAKGDRRIVTLPIEDVQARWALETAGRVTRAISSAKTPSLAHSAIRIAPTQVYTGGFQPEPGEPDPARFAGNAVTFLSVARFEAE, from the coding sequence ATGCTTTTGCGCCCTTTTCACCGGGCGATTTTGCTGATTGCGGTTTGCTTCGTTTTCTCGGCCGGTGCCGCGCACGCGGAAACGCGGACGCTCAAGCTCTACTTCATACATACCAAGGAACGCGCCGAGATAACCTACAAGCGCAACGGGCGCTACCTGTCCTCGGGGTTGAATCAGATCAATCGGTTCCTGCGCGACTGGAGGCGCAACGAGCCGACCAAGATGGACCCGCGCCTGCTCGACGTCGTTTGGGAAGCCTATCAGAAGGTTGGAGCGCGCGACCATATTCACGTCGTGTCGGCCTACCGGTCGCCGGCGACCAATTCGATGCTGCGCAAGCGTGGTCGCGGCGTTGCCAAGAAAAGCCAGCATATGCTGGGCAAGGCGATGGACTTCTACATTCCCGGCGTCTCGCTCAAGAAGCTGCGAAATGCCGGCCTGCAATTGGGCGTTGGAGGCGTCGGGTATTATCCGCGCTCGGGCTCACCTTTCGTGCATTTCGACACCGGCAGCGTGCGCCACTGGCCGCGGATGAGCAGAGGCGAACTCGCCTCCGTGTTCCCCAACGGACGCACCTTGCACGTGCCGACTGACGGCAAGCCGCTGCCCGGCTATGACCAGGCGCTCGCCGCCTACAAGTCGAAGAAGAGCGGTACGGTCCAGATCGCGCGGACCAGCGACGACACGCCGTCACGTGGCGACGCTTCCGGCGGAGGTGGCTCGTCGGGTGGCGGCCTGCTGGCCAACCTCTTCGGTGGTGGCGCCGACGAGGAAGAGGACAACAACGAAAGCAGCAACATTTCGCAGGAGCCTCTTGATCGTGGCATGATCGCGACAAGGCGGCAGGGTCCGACGAAGCCCAAGCCGGCGGACGAGCTTCCGGGGGTGGCCGTTGCTGCGGCGCCTGAGCCGGCACGTCCGGCGCCTGAGCCCGAAAAGACCGAGGAAACGCCCGAAACCATTCTGGCTGCGTTGCCGCAACGCAGTATCCCGGTTCCCGCGTTCGCTCCGCGTCCGCAGACCGACACCGGCCAGGCGTTCGCGCTCGCGTCTGTTGCGGATGACGCCGAAACCAAGGACGGCGAGGCGCTGGCCTATGGCGTACCACTGCCCGCGACGCGTCCCGGACAGGCGCAGGCGGTCGCCGCAGCCCTCGCCGCGGCTCGGCCGCAGGAAGATGGTGATGCGGCCGCGGAAATCCGCAAATCGGCGATCGGTGCGATCATTGAGAAGAGTGCCCGGCTGATCGCGGCCGACAAGGAAGAGGAGAAGGAGCAGCGTCAACTGGTCTTGGCGGCTTTCGCTCCGATCCCGAAATTCCGTCCTGGTGGCGGGCCTCTAGAAGAAATCATCGCGGCATTGCCCGAGCCACGCCCGGGCGACCGGCTGCGTGAGGAGATTACCGGCACCACAGGGCCGATCCCAGAGAAGCGCAACCGTCTGGCGATTGCGCCTGACACGCAACGCGCGCTGCTGCTCGCAAGCACCGGCGACAGCAAGCCGGAAGATGTGATTGCACCGTCCGTGCGCACGACGCAGAAATCGGCAAAGCCGGGACCGTCCGACGCCAAGGGCGATCGCCGTATCGTCACCTTGCCGATTGAGGATGTACAGGCGCGCTGGGCGCTCGAAACAGCGGGCCGTGTGACTCGTGCCATCTCCAGCGCCAAGACGCCGTCTCTGGCCCACAGCGCCATCCGCATCGCACCTACGCAGGTCTATACAGGCGGCTTCCAGCCGGAGCCGGGCGAACCCGACCCGGCTCGTTTCGCGGGAAACGCGGTAACCTTCCTGTCGGTAGCCCGCTTCGAGGCTGAGTAG